From Aedes albopictus strain Foshan chromosome 1, AalbF5, whole genome shotgun sequence, one genomic window encodes:
- the LOC134287700 gene encoding uncharacterized protein LOC134287700 — translation EPEPEPEPEPEPEPEPEPEPEPEPEPEPEPEPEPEPEPEPEPEPEPEPEPEPEPEPEPEPEPEPEPEPEPEPEPEPEPEPEPEPEPEPEPEPEPEPEPEPEPEPEPEPEPEPEPEPEPEPEPEPEPEPEPEPEPEPEPEPEPEPEPEPEPEPEPEPEPEPEPEPEPEPEPEPEPEPEPEPEPEPEPEPEPEPEPEPEPEPEPEPEPEPEPEPEPEPEPEPEPEPEPEPEPEPEPEPEPEPEPEPEPEPEPEPEPEPEPEPEPEPEPEPEPEPEPEPEPEPEPEPEPEPEPEPEPEPEPEPEPEPEPEPEPEPEPEPEPEPEPEPEPEPEPEPEPEPEPEPEPEPEPEPEPEPEPEPEPEPEPEPEPEP, via the coding sequence gagccagagccagagccagagccagagccagagccagagccagagccagagccagagccagagccagagccagagccagagccagagccagagccagagccagagccagagccagagccagagccagagccagagccagagccagagccagagccagagccagagccagagccagagccagagccagagccagagccagagccagagccagagccagagccagagccagagccagagccagagccagagccagagccagagccagagccagagccagagccagagccagagccagagccagagccagagccagagccagagccagagccagagccagagccagagccagagccagagccagagccagagccagagccagagccagagccagagccagagccagagccagagccagagccagagccagagccagagccagagccagagccagagccagagccagagccagagccagagccagagccagagccagagccagagccagagccagagccagagccagagccagagccagagccagagccagagccagagccagagccagagccagagccagagccagagccagagccagagccagagccagagccagagccagagccagagccagagccagagccagagccagagccagagccagagccagagccagagccagagccagagccagagccagagccagagccagagccagagccagagccagagccagagccagagccagagccagagccagagccagagccagagccagagccagagccagagccagagccagagccagagccagagccagagccagagccagagccagagccagagccagagccagagccagagccagagccagagccagagccagagccagagccagagccagagccagagccagagccagagccagagccagagccagagccagagccagagccagagccagagccagagccagagccagagccagagccagagccagagccagagccagagccagagccagagccagagccagagccagagccagagccagagccagagccagagccagagccagagccagagccagagccagagccagagcca